A part of Paenibacillus sp. 481 genomic DNA contains:
- the kdpB gene encoding potassium-transporting ATPase subunit KdpB codes for MSTAKMMKTPTPFEPDSGQRGQRQTGGPAGGGRPGIPNAPKKDRSFFSGELVRVAAVDALKKFNPAYMIKNPMMFICEIGFVITLLLTFVPDAFGAPMPWWFNAAVSFILFVTVWFANFAEALAEGRGKAQADSLKQTKRDLWANKVTETGTVRVSSTSLRKGDVIVVREGEIIPGDGEIIAGLASVDESAITGESAPVLKESGGDFSSVTAGTKVISDMIRIRITSDPGESFLDRMIALVEGAQRQKTPNELALHTVLVSLTLIFLIVVITLPFFGNYLGIELNVGVLIALLVCLIPTTIGGLLSAIGIAGMDRVTRFNVIATSGKAVEACGDIHTIILDKTGTITFGNRLAHDLIPVGGAKGEELGFWAAISSNEDETPEGRSVLDWMNKQGWTYDKTLAAAGDFIPFKAETRMSGVDLQDGRKVRKGAVDAVKNWVAAQGGHIPHDLDKQTEQVAAAGGTPLAVAVDNRIFGIIYLKDTVKPGMRERFEQLRRMGIRTVMCTGDNPLTAATIAREAGVDDFIAESKPEDKLALIRREQAAGKLVAMTGDGTNDAPALAQADVGIAMNSGTAAAKEAANMVDLDSDPTKVIEVVAIGKQLLMTRGALTTFSIANDVAKYFAIIPAMFMVAIPQMSALNVMGLHSPVSAVLSALIFNAIIIPVLIPLAMKGVTYKPMSSEKTLARNLFIYGLGGLVAPFVGIKVIDLIVGLWV; via the coding sequence ATGAGTACTGCAAAAATGATGAAAACACCGACGCCTTTTGAACCGGATTCCGGGCAAAGAGGCCAAAGACAGACGGGTGGACCAGCAGGGGGAGGGCGACCAGGCATTCCCAATGCGCCTAAAAAGGACCGCAGCTTTTTTAGCGGGGAGCTCGTACGTGTTGCGGCTGTCGATGCTTTGAAAAAGTTCAATCCGGCTTATATGATCAAAAATCCGATGATGTTTATTTGCGAGATCGGCTTTGTTATTACTCTGTTGTTAACGTTTGTGCCAGATGCTTTTGGTGCGCCGATGCCGTGGTGGTTCAATGCGGCGGTTAGCTTCATTTTGTTCGTGACCGTCTGGTTCGCGAACTTTGCCGAAGCGCTTGCGGAAGGCCGTGGCAAAGCGCAAGCTGATTCGTTGAAACAGACGAAGCGTGACTTGTGGGCGAACAAGGTGACAGAGACTGGCACGGTGCGTGTCTCTTCCACGAGCTTGCGCAAAGGCGATGTCATTGTCGTCCGTGAAGGCGAGATCATCCCGGGTGACGGTGAAATTATTGCGGGCTTGGCGTCGGTCGATGAATCCGCGATTACAGGTGAGTCTGCGCCGGTATTAAAAGAATCAGGCGGCGATTTTAGCTCGGTTACGGCAGGTACGAAAGTCATTAGTGATATGATTCGGATTCGCATTACGAGCGATCCGGGCGAATCTTTTCTTGATCGGATGATCGCACTCGTTGAAGGTGCACAGCGTCAAAAGACGCCGAACGAGCTAGCGTTGCATACGGTGCTCGTCAGCTTGACACTCATTTTCTTAATTGTCGTGATTACACTGCCGTTCTTCGGTAACTATTTGGGCATTGAGCTGAACGTTGGGGTATTGATTGCTTTGCTCGTGTGCTTAATTCCGACGACGATTGGTGGTTTGCTATCGGCGATTGGGATTGCTGGGATGGACCGTGTGACGCGGTTTAACGTCATTGCGACTTCAGGTAAGGCTGTTGAAGCATGCGGGGATATTCATACGATTATTTTAGATAAAACGGGAACGATCACGTTTGGTAACCGTTTGGCACATGATTTAATTCCAGTCGGTGGGGCGAAAGGGGAAGAGCTTGGATTTTGGGCAGCTATCTCTTCGAATGAAGATGAGACACCTGAAGGCCGTTCCGTACTGGATTGGATGAACAAGCAAGGATGGACGTATGACAAAACGTTGGCCGCAGCAGGTGACTTTATTCCATTTAAAGCAGAAACCCGCATGAGTGGAGTTGACTTGCAGGATGGTCGTAAAGTACGCAAAGGGGCGGTAGATGCGGTTAAAAATTGGGTTGCAGCCCAAGGCGGCCACATTCCGCACGATTTGGATAAACAGACGGAACAAGTTGCAGCCGCGGGCGGTACGCCGCTTGCCGTCGCCGTAGACAATCGTATTTTCGGCATTATTTATTTGAAGGATACGGTGAAGCCAGGTATGAGAGAGCGCTTTGAGCAATTGCGCCGGATGGGTATTCGCACCGTGATGTGTACGGGAGATAATCCGCTAACGGCAGCGACGATTGCTCGTGAAGCGGGTGTGGATGATTTTATTGCTGAAAGTAAGCCTGAAGATAAGCTGGCGCTCATTCGCCGCGAGCAAGCGGCCGGCAAGCTGGTGGCGATGACAGGCGACGGCACGAACGACGCGCCAGCCTTGGCGCAGGCAGATGTGGGCATCGCCATGAATTCGGGGACGGCTGCGGCTAAGGAAGCCGCTAATATGGTCGATCTGGATTCCGATCCGACAAAAGTGATTGAGGTTGTTGCAATCGGTAAACAGCTGTTGATGACTCGTGGAGCGTTGACAACGTTCAGTATTGCGAATGACGTTGCCAAATATTTTGCCATCATTCCAGCGATGTTTATGGTGGCGATTCCGCAAATGTCGGCGCTTAACGTGATGGGGCTCCATTCGCCTGTATCGGCAGTACTATCGGCACTCATTTTCAACGCTATCATTATTCCTGTGCTCATTCCATTAGCGATGAAAGGTGTTACGTACAAGCCGATGTCTTCTGAAAAAACGCTGGCGCGCAACTTGTTCATTTACGGACTGGGCGGACTGGTCGCTCCTTTTGTCGGTATTAAAGTGATTGATTTAATTGTGGGACTGTGGGTGTAG
- the kdpA gene encoding potassium-transporting ATPase subunit KdpA — protein MSALGWISIGVTLLLVLLLARPTGIYLAKVFDNNGGPRPLDAVFGPLDRLLFKLFGIKEVNQSWKNYAFAALLSNILMIGITYAIFRLQGILPLNPSGIPGMEPSLAFNTAISFMANTNLQHYSGESGLSYLSQMVGITFLMFTAPATFLAVVFAFIRGLIGKPLGNFLADLVRSITRVFLPISIVAGLIFVLLGVPQTFSPTETAITIEGAEQHIARGPAASLIAIKELGNNGGGFFGVNSAHPFENPDGISNMLQMLLMMLIGTSLPFAYGRMVGSPKEGRVLFVAMSMMFIMLLGTSIAAEQAGNPVMNAYGFSGSGSMEGKEVRFGIAGSSLYSVVTTASETGGVNTMHDTLTPLGGIVTLANMMLNTVFGGVGAGFLNVLMYAMIAVFLSGLMVGRTPEFLGRKLESKEMKLIAVTLIVQPLLILVPTAIAVATQADTISNPGFHGLSQALYEFTSSAANNGSGFEGLGDATPFWNISTGIVMFLGRYISMITLLAVAGSMASKQPIPQTSGTFRTSSGTFGVVFVGTVVIVGALTFFPVLVLGPIAEHLTLWK, from the coding sequence ATGAGTGCATTAGGATGGATTTCAATCGGGGTAACGCTGCTGCTCGTCCTGCTGTTAGCGCGGCCAACCGGAATTTATTTGGCCAAGGTGTTCGACAACAACGGGGGGCCGCGGCCGCTAGATGCGGTGTTCGGTCCGCTCGATCGACTATTATTTAAACTATTTGGTATCAAAGAAGTGAATCAGAGCTGGAAAAACTACGCTTTTGCAGCGCTGCTGTCCAATATATTGATGATTGGCATTACTTACGCGATCTTTCGTCTGCAAGGCATCCTGCCGCTTAATCCGAGTGGGATTCCGGGTATGGAGCCGTCGCTCGCTTTTAATACGGCAATAAGCTTTATGGCAAATACGAACTTGCAGCATTACAGCGGGGAAAGTGGATTATCTTATTTATCCCAAATGGTCGGCATTACGTTCTTGATGTTTACAGCGCCAGCCACGTTCTTAGCTGTCGTGTTCGCCTTTATTCGTGGCTTAATCGGTAAGCCGCTCGGCAACTTCCTTGCCGATTTAGTTCGCTCGATTACACGTGTATTTTTACCGATTTCGATTGTAGCGGGCTTGATCTTTGTTCTGCTTGGTGTACCACAAACGTTCAGTCCAACGGAAACGGCTATCACGATTGAGGGAGCGGAACAGCACATCGCTCGTGGACCAGCAGCCTCGCTGATTGCGATTAAAGAGCTAGGCAACAATGGTGGTGGGTTTTTCGGAGTCAACTCTGCGCATCCGTTCGAGAACCCAGATGGAATCAGCAATATGCTGCAAATGCTGCTTATGATGCTAATCGGTACATCGCTACCGTTTGCTTACGGCCGTATGGTCGGTAGTCCCAAAGAAGGCAGAGTACTTTTCGTCGCGATGTCGATGATGTTCATTATGCTGCTAGGTACGTCTATTGCAGCCGAACAAGCTGGAAATCCTGTAATGAACGCTTATGGATTTAGTGGCAGCGGCAGCATGGAAGGCAAGGAAGTTCGTTTCGGTATCGCAGGATCGTCGTTATATTCGGTTGTTACAACGGCATCAGAGACCGGTGGCGTGAATACAATGCACGATACACTGACTCCACTCGGCGGAATCGTTACGCTGGCCAATATGATGCTGAACACCGTATTTGGCGGGGTCGGGGCAGGATTTTTGAACGTATTGATGTACGCGATGATCGCTGTGTTCTTATCTGGCCTAATGGTCGGGCGTACACCGGAATTCCTTGGCCGCAAGCTGGAAAGCAAAGAAATGAAGCTGATCGCGGTTACGCTTATCGTACAGCCGCTCCTTATTCTCGTACCGACAGCTATTGCCGTGGCGACACAGGCCGATACGATTTCCAATCCGGGCTTCCATGGTCTGTCGCAAGCGTTGTATGAATTTACTTCATCCGCAGCCAATAATGGATCAGGCTTTGAAGGATTAGGGGATGCGACGCCGTTTTGGAACATCTCCACAGGTATTGTGATGTTTTTGGGCCGCTACATTTCGATGATTACGCTGTTGGCCGTTGCAGGCTCGATGGCGAGCAAGCAGCCTATACCGCAAACGAGCGGAACTTTCCGCACGAGTTCGGGAACGTTCGGTGTTGTATTTGTAGGGACGGTCGTGATTGTAGGTGCGCTGACTTTCTTCCCTGTACTCGTACTTGGACCGATCGCAGAACATTTAACGTTGTGGAAATGA
- a CDS encoding potassium-transporting ATPase subunit F yields MTIGLFVIVGALFIYLGYALVKPEKF; encoded by the coding sequence GTGACCATTGGACTATTTGTTATCGTTGGGGCCTTGTTCATCTACTTAGGTTACGCATTAGTGAAGCCAGAAAAATTTTAA